A segment of the Spirochaetota bacterium genome:
CCCTGTCAGATGACGCTGAACTGCGGGTTGCGTATCGATTTCTCACGGAAAAGCTTATCGCTTTCGGGATATCCGACCGCGATAAGGCTGATGAGCCGCAGTGTCGACGGTGCCCGGCAAAGATCGCGTATGGTGTTCGCATAGTCCTTCTTGTCGCCCGCTACCCAGCAGGACCCGAGGCCGTAATACCTGGCGGCGAGGAGTATGTTCTCCGTGGCGGCGGCGC
Coding sequences within it:
- a CDS encoding nitroreductase family protein — its product is AAATENILLAARYYGLGSCWVAGDKKDYANTIRDLCRAPSTLRLISLIAVGYPESDKLFREKSIRNPQFSVI